Part of the Deltaproteobacteria bacterium genome, GCGAAAAGAGAACTTCCGTAAACTCTCAAAACTCATCGACAGGGGAAACGTGCCGCAGGCGATCCTCATTCAGGGGCCCGCCGGAAGCGGCAAGGGAAGCCTCGCCGAATACTTCGGCATGGCACTTCTCTGTGAAAAGGAGGCCGGGCCATGCCACAGGTGCAGGTCCTGTGAACTCGCAGGCGGCGGCAACCATCCCTCTTTTTTCGCCCTGAGCCCCGAAAAGGGGGAGATCAGGGTTTCGCAGGTACGGAGCATCCACCCCGAACTGGCAAGAAAGACCTTTTTCGGGAAACGCAGGGTGATCCTCATACACGGAAGCGACAGGATGAACAAGAGCGCCGCCAACTCCCTGCTCAAGATTCTCGAGGAGCCCCCTCCGGGGTCGCACTTCATCCTGACTGCCAGCCAGGCAGGAAGGGTTTTGCCGACGATACGCTCGCGGTGCTTTTCCTTTCACATCCCGCCCCCGACGGAAGAAGAAAGGACGTTGTTTTTCAGCAAGTTGCGGGAAAAAGAGCCGGGCCGGCCGCAGGAACAGGCCCTTTCGGCCTCCGAGGGAAACATGGACCTCCTGCGAGAAATCGCATCGGGGAGCGTGCCCGGGCCCGGGGAGATCATGGAAGCGCTGCGGGGGAAAAACTACCGGAAGATAGCCGATATCGCATCGCTTTTCAAAGATGACGCCCTTTTTCCCCATGCCCTGATCATCCTGAAGCGGCTCCTGCTCGATCTGCTCCTATTATCAATGGGGGAAAAAAGTTGTATAATGAACAGAGAAATTTTAGAACAGGGGAGAGGAAAAAGAGCCACTTTGCGTCCACAGAAGCTTGTGGAGCTTTCTCATAAACTATCTGCCCTCGAATATTTACCCCGCCAGGCAGACAGGGCTTTTATCTCAGAAGCGATTCTGCTTTTCCTCTCCGAAATGGAGGCCCGAGAACGATGAATGTGGTGAACGTCAAATTCGACAGCGTGGCACGGTCTACCCATTACGATTCAACCGGTTACGATCTCAAGCCGGGTGACCACGTGGTGGTCGAATCGGAGAGAGGTTTGCAGCTCGGCCAGGTGATCAAGCTGTGCCCGAGCGTATCGCTGCCTTTCGGGAAAGACTTTCTCAAAAAGATAGTGCGGAAAGGCACGGAAGAGGACCTGGAGACGCACCGGAAAAACCTGGACAGGGAAAAGTTCGCCAACAATTTCTGCAGAGAGAAGATCAAAACCCGGGAGCTGCCCATGAAGCTCGTGAGGACAGAGTACCTCCTCGACGGATCAAAGGCGGTTTTCTACTTCACGGCGGACGGGAGGATCGACTTCCGGGATCTGGTCAAAGACCTCGCCCAGAAGCTGAAGATGAGAATAGAGATGAGGCAGATCGGGGTGAGGGACGAGGCCAGGATGGTAGGAGGCGTGGGATCCTGCGGCAAGGAACTGTGCTGTGCCTCTCACCTCAAGGATTTCGAACCCATCACCGTGAAGCTGGCAAAAGACCAGAATCTCGCCATGAACCCCGCGAAACTCTCGGGACTGTGCGGGAGGCTCCTGTGCTGTCTCATGTACGAACACGAGATATACGCCTCGACCAAGAACGCTGCACAGGAAAGCGACGGGGAGCTCCTGCCCGAGGAAGAGCAAAACGACCTTGCCCTGAATTTCGAGGAGAACCAGGACTGAGCGGGAGAAAACATACGGAGGGAAGATGGGGAGGAAATTCTACGTTACCACGCCTATCTACTACGTAAACGACATACCCCACATTGGCCATGCCTACACCACCATAGCCGCCGACGTCCTCGCCCGTTACCGCCGCCTCACGGGACACGATGTCTTTTTTCTCACGGGAACGGACGAACACGGGGAAAAGGTGCACAGGAGCGCCGTATCCCAGGGGTTTTCGCCGAAGGAACTGGCAGACCGCGTGGTCACCCGGTTCCAGGGGCTCACACCGGCCCTCGGGATCACCAACGACGACTTCATCCGGACATCGGAGCCCCGGCACTACGCCTCGGTCCAGCACCTCTTCAGGAAATCCCTCGATGGGGGCGACATCTACCTGGGGGAATACGAGGGCTGGTACTGCACCCCCGACGAATCGTACTGGACAGACCGTCAACTCCGGGACGGAAAGTGCCCCGAGTGCGGGCGGGAGGTGGAAAAGAGAAAGGAACCCTCCTATTTCTTCCGGCTCTCGAAATACCAGCAGCCCCTCCTTGACCTCTACGCGGCGAACCCCACGTTCATCCAGCCGGAAACGCGGCGCAACGAGGTCATCTCTTTCGTGTCGGAGGGGCTAAACGACCTCTCCCTTTCCCGCACATCCCTGACATGGGGTATTCCCGTTCCCGACGACCCCGGGCACGTTATCTACGTCTGGTTCGACGCCCTCACGAACTACATCACCGGCGTGGGCTATCCCGACGACACCGATGCCTTTTCCCGTTACTGGCCCGCAGATGTCCACATCATCGGGAAGGACATCCTCAGGTTTCACGCCGTCTACTGGCCCGCGTTTCTTATATCGGCGGGAATTAAACCTCCCGGCAAGGTCTTCGCACACGGCTGGTGGACCGTGGAAGGGCAGAAGATGTCCAAATCCCTTGGAAACGTCGTCGACCCTTACGACGTTGCGGAAAAGTACGGGGTCGATCAGGTCCGGTATTTTCTCTTCAGGGAGGTACCCTTCGGCCTCGATGGCGATTTCTCCCACGGCGCGATGGTCCACAGGATCAACTCGGACCTTGCCAATGATTTCGGGAACCTTCTCAACAGGACCCTCAACATGCTGAGCCGCTACCTGGCAGGCAGGGTCCCGGCCCGCGGGAACCTCACGAAGAGGGAGCAGGCCCTCGCCGGGACGATACGGGATGCAGTCGCAGCCATCGAGGGGCAGATGGAGAACCTGGAGTTCCACAAGGCCCTGGCGTCGATCTGGGACATCGTGGGCGCCGCAAACAAGTACATCGACGACACGGCCCCCTGGTCTCTCGCGAAGGATCCGGAAAAAAGGGAGAGGCTCGGCACCGTGCTCTACGCGGTCCTTGAAACGGTGAGAATCGTAACCATTCTCGCGTCCCCCTTCACCCCGGTCACCGCCGAAAAGATATGGCAGATACTCGGACAGAAAGGACCCGTCGAAAGCTCCCGGATACCGGAATCGACTGAATTCGGCCTCCTCGAGGAAGGGATTATCGTGCCCGACAGGGCAATCGTGTTTCCGAGGATAGAGTAGCCATGCCCGGATTTCTCTTCGACTCCCACACCCACCTGGACATGGAACCGCTCTCCCTGAACCCCGAAAGGGTGATGGAACGGGCCAGGATCGCCGGTGTCACGGGGATGGTAACCATCGGGATCGACATCGAGAGCTGCGAAAGGAACATCGCCCTCGCGGAAAGGTTCGATGACGTCTCGGTCGCCGTGGGGATTCATCCCCACAACGCCGAAGAGGTGACCGACGAGGCCATGGGGAAGCTCGCCTCCCTGGCGTCACACCCCCGGGTGGTGGCCGTGGGGGAGACGGGGCTCGATTTCTACCGCGACTACGCCGACCGGGACGCCCAGCGCGCCGCCTTCAGAAAACATCTCCGGATGGCAAAAGAGCTGAACAAACCTGTGGTTATCCACGACCGGGATGCACACGGAGAGGTTCTGAGAATCATCGACGAGGAGGGCCCGCCCGAAGCGGGCGGGGTATTCCACTGTTTCAGCGGGTCTTTCCCCTTCGCCCGCCAGTGCATGGAGCGGGGTTTTCTCATCTCGATCCCCGGAGTGGTGACCTACCCGAACGCGAAAAACATCGCCGCAGTCGCGAAAAAGATACCCACGGACAGGCTCCTCATAGAAACGGACGCCCCCTTCCTCTCCCCTCATCCCCACAGGGGAAGGGCCAACGAGCCGGCCTACCTGATACACACGGCGGAAAAGATAGGCGAACTGAAGGGCCTGACAACGGAAGACGTGGGCAGGATAACAACCACGAACGCCCGGAGGATATTTCAGATCGAACCTGACTTTCCCCATCAGATCTCCTACAAGATCAGAAACTCCCTCTACCTGAACATCACCAACCGGTGCACGAACAGGTGCGTCTTCTGCAGCAAGCGGACCGACTTCTTCGTCAAGGGGCACTATCTCAAGCTCCCCGGAGAGCCGTCGGTCGACGAGATCGTTTCAAGCGCCGGTGACGTGACCAGCTACGACGAGGTCGTCTTCTGCGGATACGGCGAGCCCACCCTCAGGCTCGCCGACATGATCGAGGCGGCACGGAGGCTCAGGGGACTCGGGGCGAAAAAGCTCCGGCTCAACACCGACGGTCTCGCAAACCTCATTCACGGCAGAAACATCATCCCCGAACTCGCGGGCATAATCGATTCCCTGTCGGTGAGCCTGAACGCTCCCGACGGGGAAACCTACGCATCCCTCTGCCCGAACCCGTTCGGTGAAAGATCGTTCAACGAACTCCTCCTGTTCATAGAGGAGGCAAAAAAGGCGATACCGGAAATCATCGCCACCGTCGTGGCGATACCCGGCCTCGATATCGAGCGGTGCAGAAAGCTCGCCGAGGGGGAGCTGAAGGTCACCTTCAGGGTGAGGGAGTACAACGAGGTGGGATAGGATACAGTTTCTCTCCGGGCCTGCAAACGGGATGGTCGGCATGATACGCGAAGAGACGCTTAACCTGCTGGAGTGGGGAAAGGTCCTTGAGAGGCTCGTTTCCCTCTGCGCCACCGAAGCGGGCGCCCTGCGCGCCTTTGAAACGCCGTTCCTCGTCGATCTCGCCCCGATCAGGGAACTCCTTAAGGAAAACGGCCAGATGCGCTCCCTCCTGATCGAGGAGAAGCCGCCCGTGATACGCGACCTTCCGGTCCTTCAAAGCGAGCTGGAAGAGGCAGAGGCGGGGGCAACCCTCTCTGCCGGGACCGTGGTGACGATCCTGAAAGCCGCCAGGACGACGGAAGGTCTCAGAAAGTACTTCCGGGAGAAAAAAGGGCGGTACCCCTCGATCGCAGCGACTGCCAGGACCATTGCCGACCTGTCGGCGCTGAAATCGTCGCTCGAGGAAAAAATCGACTACGACGGCGAGATCAAAGACTCCGCCAGCCCCCAGCTCCGGGGGCTCAGGAAAAGGGTGGAGACGGCACGGTCGCGGGTAGGGGAAACGGCGAAGACCATTCTGGCAAATCCCCGTTACAAGAGGCACCTGCAGGACACCTACGTCACAATCAGGGGCGGCAGGCATGCCCTTCCCTTCAAGCCTTCGGCAAAAGGCGTCATCAGGGGAATACTGCACGAGACATCGCAGTCGGGACAGACAATCTTTTTCGAGCCCGAAGAGCTCGTCCATGCCAACAACGAGCTCAAGTCGGCCGAGTCCGAACTGGCTGGTGAAATCCAGCGGATACTGCGCCAGATGTCCCGGATGATCGGCGAAAGGGGACGTGAGATTTCGGCCTCGATAGCAGCGGGAGCGCGCATCGACTGTATCCAGGCACGGTCCCTCCTTGCAGAGGAGATGGCGGCCGCCGAGCCCGTGGTGAACAACGACGGGAGCCTGGACATCATATCGGCGAGAAACCCCCTCCTTCTGCTCGGCAAGAAACGGGCCGTACCCAACTCCGTTTCCATGAGCGGCAGGAGCAGGTGCATGGTCGTGACGGGACCCAACGCGGGGGGGAAAACGGTGCTCATCAAGACCATCGGGCTTTTAACCCTCATGACCATGGCGGGGCTCTCCATCCCGGCAGCCCCCGATTCCCGGATGTGTATCTTTCCAAAGATATTCATCGCCATGGGAGATATGCAGAGCGTGGAGAAGGACCTGTCCACATTCTCTGCCGACATACTCACCATGAAGGGCTTCTACGAGGAGGCAGACGACCGTACCCTCATTCTCCTGGACGAGGTGATAACGGGTACGGACCCGAAAGAGGGAACGGCGCTCGGCCAGGCGTACCTGAAAGCGCTCGTCGATCGAGGGGCGAGGGTCTTCGTCACGACCCACTTCGATGAGATCAAATATCTCCCCTTCGAGGACGACCGTTTTACCGTGGCGTCGATGGGCTTCTCCGAGAGAGAGCTCACCCCTACATTTCAGCTGACCATGGGGGTACCCGGCAGATCCATGGGGATAGAGATAGCGAAAAAAATGGGCTTCCCCCCATCCATCATTGAAAAAGCACAGCAGTACATGGGGGCGAAAGAGGAAAACCTGGACGCCCTCATAAAGGAGCTGACCCGGTTGCGCGACCGGGAGGCCGAAACGGCGGAGAAGCTCTCCCGGGAGAGGTCCCGGCTGAAAGAGCTGATCGAGAAGGGAAAGCAGGATCGGGCCCGCCTCAGGGAGATGGAGAAAAAAGTGCTGGACGACGCGCGATCGAAGGCCATGAAGAAGGTGAAAGAGGCAGAGGAGGAAGTGGAGAAGGTCATGGCGGAGTTACGGAGGGAGAGAAAGGTGGAGGTGGTGAGAAAGGCCAAGGACGTGATTTCAATGATCAAAAAGGAAGCCGGCCACAGGGAGCTCCCCGAGGAGATACGGAAAATAGTGAGCAGGACCAGGCCCGCCGGCAAAGCGGAGGACCTTTCGCCGGGACAGCGGGTATTCGTCCTCACCCTTGGAAAAGAGGGCCACGTTGAATCTGCGGGGGAGGGAAAGGTGATCGTGTCGCTCGGATCGGTCAGGTCGAGCGTAAAAATACGTGACATACGGATTTTTGCCCCCGAGGGGAAGAAGGGAAGGGGGCGGCCGGTTGCCGGGCTCATGCCCGGGGAGAAGGGGAGGGAACCCTTTACCCGGCGCGACGACAACACGATAGACGTTCGGGGACTCGACCAGGAGGAGGCCATCAAGGAGGTCGACCTCTTTCTCGACAGGGCGTCCCTGGCCGACATTCCCTCGGCTCTCATTATCCACGGACACGGAACGGGAACGCTCAAAAAGGCGATCAGGGATTACCTTCGCCAGTCTCTCTACGTGGAGGAGTTCTCCCCGGCCCCGAAAGAGGAGGGGGGAGACGGGGCCACGATCGCCCGGCTGAGATAACGGGGTGAGCCCGTATCTCACGGATGCAGGGGCAGGCGTCAATATCGCAGGGATCAAGGCTCTCCGCTGCGGTCATCATACACCGCCGGTAACGGCCATCTTCCCCGTGCTACCCTGACTGGTTCCCTTCGCGGAAGGCCTTTTTCACCCTTTTCCTCAGTGCCGGGTCGGTCATGACCCGGTAGCCCGTGTAGGCGAGAAGAACGACCCCTTCCATCATACCCCTTCTTCCCCCCGCCCCGACCGTCGCTTCACGAAAATCGTGCGTGTGGATCTCCACCCGCTTTCCCCGAACGATGGGGACCAGGGGCTGGATGGCGGGTGCCCGGGTGGATACGTTCCCGATGTCGGAAGAGCCGAGATTCTTGTCTCTCGGCACCCGGTCCTCCCTCAGCCCGATCTTCGCCATACCCTCCCGGTAGACAGCGGCGAGAACGGCATTTATCCTCATCGGTTCGAGGGTGAAGTAGATGTCTTTCACCGAGACCCTGCAGCCCGATGCTTTCGCCGCCCCCCTCGCGCAGGCTCTCAGCTTTTCAGCCGCATCCTCGGCGGTGGCAACGGACCTGGCCCGGACGTAAAAGTATGCCGACGTTCGCTCCGGGATGATATTCGGGGCAACGCCTCCCTCGGTGATGATGCCGTGCACCCTCACGTCCTCCGCGAGCTGCTGCCGAAGGAGGCCGACGGAGTTGAAAAAGAGGATGAGCGCATCCAGGGCGTTCACGCCCTGCTCGGGATACGCAGCTGCATGGGCCGCCTTTCCCCGGAAAGTCACGGTCATCTTCTTCAGGGCGAGATACTCCTTGTCCACCACCCTCCTCGACGAGGGGTGAACCATCATGGCGGCGTCGAGCCCGTCGAAAACCCCCTCCCCGGCCAGCTTTACCTTCCCGAAACCGCTCTCCTCGGCGGGGGTGCCGAAGCAGAGGATGCTGCCCGCTATGCCCATGCTCCCCGCGATCCGGGAGAGGACGACGGCCGCCCCAGACGATGCCGCCGCCACGACATTGTGCCCGCATGCGTGTCCGATCTGGGGAAGGGCGTCCATCTCGACGAGGAACCCCACGCGGGGATTTTTTTTCCCCCTGCTCTTTTTCGCCACGAAGGCGGTCTCGAGCCCCGCCGTCCCCCCCTTAACGGCGAACCCCTCTTTCCGGAGGAAATCTTTCAGGGTTTGCGACGTCCTGTGCTCCTCGAAGGACACTTCGGGGTTCTCGTACAGGAAGGTCACCAGGGCGAACAGCTCCCTCTCGATACTCTTTGCTTCCGCCGCTATTTTTTCGATCACCTCCATTCGTGGCGCTCCACTTTTTTCCCGTTTACGTTATAATACCACAATGGCAGGCGTATCGATCCAGGCACAGATGAAACGGTGGAAAGCCCTCAAAATAAAGGTAAAACGGCGCTACATAGATCCTTTGTGCGGTTTTCTCTACCTCAGGGGAAGCGTGGGGCTCTCCTACGACGAGATCGTCATCGAGGAAACCTCCCTCCTGCCGGACCAGCCCGNNNNNNNNNNNNNNNNNNNNNNNNNNNNNNNNNNNNNNNNNNNNNNNNNNNNNNNNNNNNNNNNNNNNNNNNNNNNNNNNNNGACAGGTGGAAAGAGTTCTTCCGGCCCCTGAAGGTGGGCAGGGCGGTGACGGTTACCCCCTCCTGGGAAACGTACGAGGCCCCCGCAGGGGAAACGGTGATGGTCATAGATCCCGGGCAAGCCTTCGGGACCGGGTCGCACGAAACAACCCGGCTCTGCATCGAACTCATCGAGAAGGAGTTCGACAGAAGCGTGCCGGAGCGGTGCCTGGACATCGGGTGCGGCACGGGGATTCTCGGCATATTGATGGCGAAAAAAGGCGCACGGAATGTCCTCGGTGTCGACATCGACGATAAAGCGGTGCGCACGGCCAACAGGAATGCGCGAAGAAACGGCACCGGCGGCTCTTTCCGGGCAACGAACCGCCCCCTGGGCGCTATCGGGGGGAAGTTCGACTTCCTCAGCGCCAACATCATCGCCGAAACCCTCGTTTCGATGAAATCCGACTTTTTCAACCTGCTCGGCAGGGGGGGAAGGGCCGTTCTGTCCGGCATACTCGTCGAAAAAACAGACTGGGTGGTGGAGGAGTTCCAGGGCGGCGGTTTCCACGTTACCGACAGCTCCTTTCTCGGGATCTGGTCGGCAGTTGCCATGAAAAAGGAATAGCAATGCCCCTTTTCTTTTTGCAGGCAGAAAACATACGCGGAGACAGGGCAACCTTCAAAGAGGAGGAGGCGAGGCACATCAGGCGTGTCCTCCGCCTGAAACGGGGGGACAGCATTGCCGGTTTCGACGACGGGGGAAACCGCTACCACCTGACAATCGTCGATGAGACGGTGAAATCGGTGATATGCCGGATAGACCGCATGGAGCCCCTCTCGCGGGAAAGGCCCGTAGCCGTGCACCTGGGCGTGGGGATACCGAAGGGAGACAGGTTCGACTACATCCTGCAGAAAACAACGGAGCTCGGCGTGAGCGGGATCGTCCCCTTTCTCTCCTCCAGGACGGTCGTCAGGGTGCCGCCCGGAAAGAGGGAGGGTCGCCTTCTCAGATGGAGGAGGATCGTAACGGAAGCCGTCAAACAGTGCGGATCCCCCCATGTGCCGGAGATAGGGGAGATACACACCTTCCAGGGGGCCATCGACCTTCTGTCGGGGTGCGATCTGAAGATCATTCTCTACGAGGAGACCTTTGCCTTTTCCCTGAAGCCCACCCTCGAAAAGGCGCAGAACCCGGAGAGCGTCGCCCTCATCGTGGGACCGGAAGGGGGGTTTTCCCGGGACGAGGTAACGCGCGCCCGGGGCGCGGGTTTTATCGTTGCCGGGCTGGGGAAGAACATACTCCGGGTGGAAACGGCCGCGGTCGCCGCCCTGGCCATGATCCAGTACCGGTTTCAGAACATGTAAGGACAGGGGAATGGAGAACAATATCGCCTTGATAGGCACGGGGGAAGGTTCCATTGCGAACAACGATGTGCGCTACACGGGATTCATCGTTCGCTTCCTGGCCAGGCTTCTGGACATAATCGTCCTGGTGGCGATCATCAACATGCTCTTCTATCTGGACACCCTGGGAGGGGCCAGAGGCTGGTGGCCCCCGATGCCTTTTCCCGGGGGTGAAGCCGCCCCGAGCTCATCGCTCCTGGACATGGTAAACATAATCCGGGGTCTCTTTTACGCGGGACTCCATCCCCTCTACTACATCATCCTGCACGCCATGGGCGGGCAGACCCTGGGCAAGATGGCCTTCCGCATAAAAGTCGTTTCCATCAGCGGACAGGACATCACGATGGGACAGTCCATCATCCGGTGGTTCGGGTACCTTATCTGCGACGTTACCGCCGGCGTCGGCTACCTCTTCGTCATCCCCAGCAGGTACAAGCAGGGCCTTCACGACAGGATCGCAAGGACGACGGTGATCTACCTGAAATAAGCTTGCCAAAGCGCAGTTAACCGCAAAAACACTGGGCCGGGCGGGCCGAAACCGATCGAGGGGGAAGCTCATCGAAAAATCAGGACCCCCCCGGTGGCACAGGCGAATAGACCGGCGCCAGACGGAGACCCCCTGATGAAAACAGTCATGGAAACGTGGACAAGAGTCGGTGATGGAGATGTTTCCGTCGTAATTGTCGGTGAGGCCGGCCAGGGCATCCAGACACTCGAGACGCTCCTTACCTGGGTACTCAAGGATTCGGGCTACCACGTCTTCGCCACCAAGGAGTTCATGTCGCGGGTGCGCGGGGGCAGCAACTCCACGTCGATCCGTGTCGCCGCACACCGGGTGGACGCGTACGTCGACAGGATCGACATCCTCATACCCCTCGCCGCCGATGGGATCCCCCGTCTCGCGGGCCGCATATCACCGGAAACCATCATCATCGGTGAGAAAGAGAAGGTCGAAAAGGTCATCGATACGCAAAAGTACCGCTTCATCGACATACCCTTTACCCGGATCGCCTCGGATATCGGGGGAGGTTTCTACGCAAATATCGTCGCGACGGGGGTCATCGCCTGCATCTTCGACATCGAGAGCGACGTTCTGGAAACCATCGTGGAGAAGACATTTGCCGACAAGGACCGGGATGTTATCGACAGGAACCTGCAGGCACTGGGGAGGGGCTGCGACATAGGCATCGGGCTCATAAAGGGAGGGGAGGTGGCGAACATCCCCAAAAACCCCGGGATCAAGGGGGAACTCCTCGTGCAGGGCACGGAGGCGGTAGCCCTCGGGGCGATCGCGGGAGGGTGCAATTTCATCTCCTCCTACCCCATGTCTCCGTCGACCGGCGTCCTCACCACCCTCTCCCGGCTCGCAGGTGACTTCGGCATCATTGCGGAGCAGGCGGAAGACGAGATCAGTGCGATCAACATGGCCATCGGTGCCTGGTACGCCGGGGCCCGGGCGATCGTCACCACCTCGGGGGGGGGATTTGACCTCATGACCGAAGGCCTGAGCCTCGCCGGCATGATCGAGAGCCCCCTCGTGATCCACCTCGCCCAGAGGCCGGGGCCCGCAACGGGCCTCCCCACAAGGACGGAGCAGGGGGACCTCAACCTCGCCCTTTTCGGCGGGCACGGGGAGTTTCCGCGGATAATCCTCACGCCGGGCACGCTGGAGGAGGCATTCAACCTCACCCGGAGGGCTTTTTACCTCGCCGACAAATACCAGGTGCCCGTGTTCATCCTGACAGACCAGTTCCTGCTCGACTCGTACTACAACATCCCCGGCCTCGACGCCACGAAAGGGGAGGGAAAGAATTTCTTCACCGAGACAGAACCCTCGTACAGGCGCTACGCCCTCACCGACACCGGCATATCTCCCCGGGGCATTCCCGGATACGGCAGCGGACTGGTGGTGGCCGACAGCGACGAGCACGACGAAGAGGGGCACATTACGGAAGATCTCGATCTCAGGGTAAAAATGGTGGAAAAACGGCTGAGCAAAACGGCGCACATACGCAGGGAAGCGCAGGCGCCCCGGATCTTCGGCAGCGGGGAGTACGAAACGCTGGTTCTGTGCTGGGGATCGACGGGCAACGCCGTTAAAGAGGCCGTCGAACGTGAGGAAAGGAGCGGGATCTCGGCCCTTCACTTCAGCCAGGTTTACCCGATCAGCGAAGACGCCGAGAGAACCATAAGAAAGGCGAAACGGAAGGTCGTCCTCGAAAGCAACGCAACCTCACAGTTCGGGTCCCTCATCGGGGCGGAAACGGGCATCCAAATCGATGCCCGGATACTGAAGTACAACGGCCTGCCCTTCTCGGTGGAGGAGATCAGGGACAAATTGGGGAGGGTGTGACCCCCCCGGGAGGAAAGAGATATGGACGCATCACACTTTGACCCCGGACCCGTCGATATCGCCTGGTGCCCGGGCTGCGGAAACTTCGGCATCCTGAGCACGTTGAAAACCGCCCTTGCAGAGCTCGAGATCTTACCGGAAAAACTTGTCCTCGTCTCGGGAATCGGCCAGGCCGCAAAGTTACCCCACTACCTGAAAGCCCACGTGTTCAACGGCCTCCACGGAAGGGCGCTTCCCCCGGCAACCGCGATCAAGGCCGTCAATCCCTCGCTCACCGTCATCGTCGCAAGCGGCGACGGGGACATGTACGGTGAGGGGGGAAACCACTTCGTCCACACGATCCGCAGAAACCCCGACATAACGAACCTGGTCCACAACAACATGGTGTATGGCCTCACCAAGGGCCAGGCTTCACCGACGAGCCAGAAGGGGTTCAAGACGCCGGTCCAGGTGGGCGGGGTCTTCCTCGAACCCTTCAACCCCCTCGCCGTTGCCGTATCGCTCGACGCCTCATTCGTGGCACGGGCTTCCATCGCGGACCCGGAGCCGGCGAAGGAGATCATGAAAAGAGCAATCCTCCACAGGGGATACGCCCTCGTCGATATATTCCAGCCCTGCGTCACCTTCAACAGGCTGAACACCTACCAGTGGTTCAAGAAGAACACCTATTACCTCGACGACGGGTACGACCCCACGGACCGGGTGGCGGCATTTAGCAAGGCGATCGAAACGGAGCCGTTTCCCCTCGGCATCATCTACGTGAATCCCGACAAATCGACATTCGAGGAAAACCTGGGCGTGTTCGACAAAGACAGCAGGCCTCTCTACATGAGGTCTGCCGACCTCGACAGGCTTCAACGGGTCATCGATGCGAAAAAAATATGAAAAGGAGGATCGGCCACATGGCAGAGAGAGAGAAAGTCGCCGTTGGAAAAAAGGCACCGGCTTTTACCCTCCCCGATCAAAACGGGAAAGATGTGGGGATCGAGGGCTTCCGTGGCAAATGGGTGGTTCTCTATTTTTACCCGAAGGACAACACCCCCGGGTGCACAACGGAGGCGCAGGATTTTTCACGCTACAAGGGTGAGTTTGCCAAACTCGGCGCGGTGATCCTCGGTGTGAGCGCCGACTCCCAGAAGAGCCACAAGAGCTTCTGTGAAAAGAGGGGCCTGACGATAACGCTTCTCTCCGATCCCGAGCGGGCCGTGCTCGAAAAATACGGCGTCTGGAAGCTGAAAAAGATGTACGGGAGGGAAGTCATGGGGGTGGAAAGAACGACTTTTTTGATAGACCCCGCCGGAAAGGTCTCCTTCATATGGCCGAAAGTGAAGGTGAACGGCCACGCGGATGAGGTCAAAGCGAAGCTGGCCGAATCCCGGTAAGGCGGTCAGGATGAAAAACCCCGGGGGCCGATCCGGTATTGCCGGGGGGCCCCGGGAGGGCAGGGAGAAGATGAAAGATCTAAGAACCTGCAGCGACTGCGGATACGGAAACGGGTTTCACCTCGGTTTCAGGGGTAGCGGCGAAACGGTCTCGCTGTACCTGATCTGCCCCATGTGCGGAGAA contains:
- the metG gene encoding methionine--tRNA ligase; amino-acid sequence: MGRKFYVTTPIYYVNDIPHIGHAYTTIAADVLARYRRLTGHDVFFLTGTDEHGEKVHRSAVSQGFSPKELADRVVTRFQGLTPALGITNDDFIRTSEPRHYASVQHLFRKSLDGGDIYLGEYEGWYCTPDESYWTDRQLRDGKCPECGREVEKRKEPSYFFRLSKYQQPLLDLYAANPTFIQPETRRNEVISFVSEGLNDLSLSRTSLTWGIPVPDDPGHVIYVWFDALTNYITGVGYPDDTDAFSRYWPADVHIIGKDILRFHAVYWPAFLISAGIKPPGKVFAHGWWTVEGQKMSKSLGNVVDPYDVAEKYGVDQVRYFLFREVPFGLDGDFSHGAMVHRINSDLANDFGNLLNRTLNMLSRYLAGRVPARGNLTKREQALAGTIRDAVAAIEGQMENLEFHKALASIWDIVGAANKYIDDTAPWSLAKDPEKRERLGTVLYAVLETVRIVTILASPFTPVTAEKIWQILGQKGPVESSRIPESTEFGLLEEGIIVPDRAIVFPRIE
- a CDS encoding methyltransferase, translated to DRWKEFFRPLKVGRAVTVTPSWETYEAPAGETVMVIDPGQAFGTGSHETTRLCIELIEKEFDRSVPERCLDIGCGTGILGILMAKKGARNVLGVDIDDKAVRTANRNARRNGTGGSFRATNRPLGAIGGKFDFLSANIIAETLVSMKSDFFNLLGRGGRAVLSGILVEKTDWVVEEFQGGGFHVTDSSFLGIWSAVAMKKE
- a CDS encoding amidohydrolase, producing MEVIEKIAAEAKSIERELFALVTFLYENPEVSFEEHRTSQTLKDFLRKEGFAVKGGTAGLETAFVAKKSRGKKNPRVGFLVEMDALPQIGHACGHNVVAAASSGAAVVLSRIAGSMGIAGSILCFGTPAEESGFGKVKLAGEGVFDGLDAAMMVHPSSRRVVDKEYLALKKMTVTFRGKAAHAAAYPEQGVNALDALILFFNSVGLLRQQLAEDVRVHGIITEGGVAPNIIPERTSAYFYVRARSVATAEDAAEKLRACARGAAKASGCRVSVKDIYFTLEPMRINAVLAAVYREGMAKIGLREDRVPRDKNLGSSDIGNVSTRAPAIQPLVPIVRGKRVEIHTHDFREATVGAGGRRGMMEGVVLLAYTGYRVMTDPALRKRVKKAFREGNQSG
- a CDS encoding 16S rRNA (uracil(1498)-N(3))-methyltransferase, whose product is MPLFFLQAENIRGDRATFKEEEARHIRRVLRLKRGDSIAGFDDGGNRYHLTIVDETVKSVICRIDRMEPLSRERPVAVHLGVGIPKGDRFDYILQKTTELGVSGIVPFLSSRTVVRVPPGKREGRLLRWRRIVTEAVKQCGSPHVPEIGEIHTFQGAIDLLSGCDLKIILYEETFAFSLKPTLEKAQNPESVALIVGPEGGFSRDEVTRARGAGFIVAGLGKNILRVETAAVAALAMIQYRFQNM
- a CDS encoding YchF/TatD family DNA exonuclease, with translation MPGFLFDSHTHLDMEPLSLNPERVMERARIAGVTGMVTIGIDIESCERNIALAERFDDVSVAVGIHPHNAEEVTDEAMGKLASLASHPRVVAVGETGLDFYRDYADRDAQRAAFRKHLRMAKELNKPVVIHDRDAHGEVLRIIDEEGPPEAGGVFHCFSGSFPFARQCMERGFLISIPGVVTYPNAKNIAAVAKKIPTDRLLIETDAPFLSPHPHRGRANEPAYLIHTAEKIGELKGLTTEDVGRITTTNARRIFQIEPDFPHQISYKIRNSLYLNITNRCTNRCVFCSKRTDFFVKGHYLKLPGEPSVDEIVSSAGDVTSYDEVVFCGYGEPTLRLADMIEAARRLRGLGAKKLRLNTDGLANLIHGRNIIPELAGIIDSLSVSLNAPDGETYASLCPNPFGERSFNELLLFIEEAKKAIPEIIATVVAIPGLDIERCRKLAEGELKVTFRVREYNEVG